A genomic segment from Zygotorulaspora mrakii chromosome 1, complete sequence encodes:
- the CMS1 gene encoding Cms1p (similar to Saccharomyces cerevisiae YLR003C; ancestral locus Anc_5.228), with protein MSNSDDLDGNVDYDYESEPEIQIERERKAEVVLKNVKNTSEEEEEDVQNKLKRSIEADDTKSISKRKKKLMNSKFHDRKREQIEYDIEQKKSIPKSSPEAITEYFAKSIRENNPDLSPLELNEMYLKRTDFLSTEKFDQDRDVLNFTVFMTQFSKAPKCIILSMSNIRVADLFRGLGGSKNCLKLFAKNKFKDDLASVEECFNVHTKVKSKDTPQAVKYFIATPTRMAKLLEATDVFFQGKDKLDIILDASYLDPKNNTLLKCENTKELCKVLRTVLNKKSSVKVLLY; from the coding sequence ATGTCCAATTCTGACGATTTAGATGGTAATGTGGACTATGATTACGAATCAGAACCTGAGATTCAAATTGAGCGTGAACGAAAAGCAGAGGTTGTACTCAAAAATGTCAAGAACAcatctgaagaagaggaagaggacGTTCAGAATAAACTCAAGAGATCAATAGAGGCTGATGATACAAAGTCCATttcgaaaaggaaaaaaaaattaatgaaTTCTAAGTTCCACGATAggaaaagagaacaaattGAATACGATATCgaacagaagaaaagtatTCCAAAATCCTCACCTGAGGCTATAACAGAGTATTTTGCAAAGTCAATCCGGGAGAATAATCCAGATTTAAGTCCATTGGAGCTCAATGAAATGTACCTTAAGAGGacagattttttatctACTGAGAAATTTGATCAGGATCGTGATGTACTCAATTTTACAGTTTTTATGAcgcaattttcaaaagcacCAAAATGTATCATTCTTTCAATGTCCAACATAAGAGTAGCCGACTTATTCAGAGGCTTAGGTGGTAGCAAGAACTGCTTAAAGCTGTTTGCTAAgaataaattcaaagatgacCTTGCTTCTGTGGAGGAGTGTTTTAATGTACATACAAAagtgaaatcaaaagatacACCTCAAGCggtcaaatatttcattgCTACTCCAACAAGAATGGCAAAATTACTGGAGGCAACAGATGTATTCTTCCAAGGCAAAGATAAATTGGATATCATACTAGATGCCAGTTACTTAGATCCAAAAAACAATACCTTGCTCAAATGTGAGAACACTAAGGAATTATGCAAAGTCTTGAGAACTgttttgaacaaaaaaagctCTGTGAAAGTCTTACTTTATTAA
- a CDS encoding NMT1/THI5 family protein has product MSTNKISFLLNWQPAPYHIPIYLAQTKGYFKEQNLDMAILEPTNPSDVTELIGSGKVDMGLKAMIHTLAAKARGFPVTSVASLLDEPFTGLLYLQGSGITEDFKSLKGKKIGYVGEFGKIQLDELTKHYGMVPEDYTAIRCGMNVAKYIIDGKVDAGIGIECMQQVQLEEYCKQRGRPATDAKMLRIDKLACLGCCCFCTILYICNDEFLKKNPEKVKRFLKAIKKATDYVLANPEEAWNEYIDFKPELKNDLSFKQFQRCYAYFSSSLYNVHRDWKKVTGYGKRLEILPPDYVANYTNEYLSWAEPEEVSDPLEAQRLMAIHQESCRDCGGFKRLALPA; this is encoded by the coding sequence atgtctACTAACAAGATTTCCTTCTTATTGAATTGGCAACCAGCCCCATACCATATTCCAATTTACTTAGCTCAAACTAAGGGCTACTTCAAGGAACAAAACTTGGATATGGCAATCTTGGAACCAACGAATCCATCGGATGTTACCGAATTGATTGGTTCTGGTAAGGTCGACATGGGTTTGAAAGCTATGATCCATACTTTGGCAGCCAAGGCTCGTGGTTTCCCAGTTACTTCCGTTGCATCCTTGTTGGATGAACCATTTACCGGTTTGTTATACTTGCAAGGTAGTGGTATTACTGAGGACTTCAAGTCTTTGAAGGGTAAGAAGATCGGTTACGTTGGTGAATTCGGTAAGATCCAATTGGACGAATTGACTAAGCACTACGGCATGGTACCAGAAGACTACACCGCTATTAGATGTGGTATGAACGTTGCCAAATATATTATCGATGGTAAGGTCGATGCTGGTATTGGTATCGAGTGTATGCAACAAGTCCAATTGGAAGAATACTGTAAGCAGAGAGGTAGACCAGCTACTGATGCTAAAATGCTAAGAATTGACAAGTTGGCTTGTTTgggttgttgttgtttctgTACCATCTTGTACATCTGCAACGATGAATTCTTAAAGAAGAACCCAGAGAAGGTTAAAAGATTCTTGAAAGCTATCAAGAAAGCTACTGACTACGTTTTGGCCAACCCAGAAGAAGCTTGGAATGAGTACATTGACTTCAAACCTGAATTGAAGAATGATTTGTCTTTCAAACAATTCCAAAGATGTTATGCCTActtttcctcatctttGTACAATGTTCACCGTGACTGGAAAAAGGTTACTGGATATGGTAAGAGATTGGAAATCCTTCCACCTGATTACGTTGCTAACTACACTAATGAGTATTTGTCTTGGGCAGAACCAGAAGAGGTCTCTGATCCATTAGAAGCCCAAAGATTGATGGCTATTCACCAAGAGTCATGCAGAGATTGCGGTGGTTTCAAGAGATTGGCTTTGCCAGCTTAA
- the SSK1 gene encoding mitogen-activated protein kinase kinase kinase SSK1 (similar to Saccharomyces cerevisiae SSK1 (YLR006C); ancestral locus Anc_5.230): MNEIASGAKIKQRSPTDASRPLSSALPWKVWVKIEGNPYNINQPISIQFNEMDTIDDLKTKLLERLNPSRWSQFVDNTSIAIGIYGTSTELDETPISATSPIETDSFLNRSRRFLPPESTPSPPFSFDKPSNMNPTNTASTIGSPHRSRSNSSGIAAVIPRSPLVRYSSILPYCNLHSYQQSRSEFSNVPMPLSTSLNTARGRHISIYKKPFKMITERDALDPNTEQQQIIFEPDALVVNIYADLFGYMGSQRSSEALSVIANNYEDSYIPATPLETINVATFIPTNEEIARQILESDEPNGKDDEFSLHTPPPPDLNIVDEPEAPQLLNSQSEQEETGREFKFITDEEQLLKESQSFKDTEQSSEHPKPAILLLPKGYTGDVDFSENSPKDDSAPFPASQVSTPKASAKPELTLTIPPYAPLDENEVGLIHPLLESERHKMEASPVSFKELGNEKSRPPTSEFGPHTQIPDRTTNSTSTNTKVFPNITVLIVEDNVINQTILCSFLRKHKISYKVAKNGQEAVEKWQEGDIDLIFMDLQLPILSGTEAAKQIRDLEKKKGSSKVESDKPTKKAPVIIVAFTASDSQSVKSNALLSGCNDYLTKPVNLHWLSKKINEWGCMQALIDFDAWKEGQSRMTERLSMKKSPKIPVKPEMKHSSSSHRIRSSSNGSSQSKLSETKNRPKLHSRKPTGTGITCEKC; encoded by the coding sequence ATGAATGAAATCGCAAGTGGAGCGAAAATCAAACAAAGATCTCCAACAGATGCTAGCAGGCCTCTAAGCTCGGCCTTACCGTGGAAGGTTTGGGTCAAGATCGAAGGTAACCCTTACAACATCAATCAGCCAATTTCGATTCAGTTCAATGAAATGGATACAATTGATGACTTGAAGACTAAATTATTGGAAAGGCTGAACCCTAGTAGATGGAGTcaatttgttgataatACCTCAATTGCTATAGGAATATATGGTACTAGTACTGAGCTGGATGAGACGCCAATAAGTGCCACGAGCCCTATAGAAACTGATTCGTTTCTGAATAGAAGCAGACGCTTTTTACCTCCCGAGTCGACTCCATCTCCTCCTTTCAGTTTCGATAAGCCAAGCAACATGAATCCAACAAATACCGCAAGCACCATTGGCAGTCCGCACAGATCACGGTCGAATAGCTCCGGTATAGCTGCAGTGATACCAAGATCACCACTGGTACGATATTCCTCAATTTTACCATATTGTAATCTGCACAGCTATCAGCAATCAAGATCGGAGTTCAGTAATGTACCTATGCCTTTGAGCACATCTCTGAACACCGCAAGGGGAAGACACATTAGTATATACAAGAAacctttcaaaatgattACGGAGAGGGATGCGTTGGATCCAAATACAGAGCAACAGCAGATAATATTTGAACCTGATGCATTGGTGGTTAATATATATGCTGATTTATTCGGCTATATGGGTTCGCAAAGGTCTTCGGAAGCTTTATCTGTTATAGCGAATAATTATGAGGATTCTTATATCCCCGCAACACCATTGGAAACGATAAATGTGGCGACCTTTATTCCCAccaatgaagaaattgcgAGACAGATATTGGAATCTGATGAGCCAAATGGTAaggatgatgaattttctttacaTACTCCACCGCCACCCGACTTGAACATAGTAGATGAACCAGAGGCACCTCAATTATTAAATAGTCAATCAGAGCAAGAAGAGACAGGACGTGAATTTAAGTTCATTACAGACGAAGAAcagcttttgaaagagtcaCAAAGCTTTAAAGATACAGAACAAAGCTCTGAACACCCCAAACCTGCTATTCTGCTGCTCCCGAAAGGCTATACAGGGGACGTTGATTTTAGTGAAAATAGCCCAAAGGATGATTCCGCACCATTTCCTGCATCTCAAGTTTCAACACCCAAAGCTAGTGCTAAGCCAGAACTTACACTGACTATTCCACCTTACGCACCATTGGACGAAAATGAAGTAGGACTAATTCATCCACTACTGGAATCTGAAAGGCATAAAATGGAGGCCTCACCTGTTAGTTTCAAGGAGTTGggtaatgaaaaatctcgACCCCCAACATCGGAATTTGGCCCCCATACCCAAATACCTGATAGGACTACTaattcaacatcaacaaacACAAAggtttttccaaatattaCTGTTCTTATCGTCGAAGATAATGTTATCAATCAGACAATCCTGTGTTCATTTTTGAGGAAGCATAAAATATCTTACAAAGTTGCCAAAAATGGGCAAGAAGCAGTAGAAAAATGGCAGGAAGGCGATATAGATTTAATTTTCATGGATTTGCAACTACCTATATTATCAGGAACAGAGGCTGCCAAGCAAATACGCGACttggagaagaaaaaaggatcTTCCAAAGTAGAAAGCGATAAACCGACTAAAAAGGCACCTGTAATTATAGTCGCTTTCACAGCATCTGATTCACAAAGTGTGAAATCGAATGCACTGCTATCAGGTTGTAACGATTATTTAACAAAACCAGTCAATTTACATTGGTtaagtaaaaaaattaatgaaTGGGGATGTATGCAAGCGTTGATCGATTTTGATGCATGGAAAGAGGGTCAAAGTAGAATGACAGAAAGACTTTCGATGAAGAAATCTCCCAAGATTCCAGTGAAACCCGAAATGAAGCATTCTTCATCTAGTCACCGAATCAGAAGTTCAAGCAATGGCTCATCACAATCAAAATTAAGTGAGACCAAAAACAGGCCTAAGCTTCATAGCAGAAAACCGACAGGAACCGGAATTACATGCGAAAAGTGTTAA
- the THI73 gene encoding Thi73p (similar to Saccharomyces cerevisiae THI73 (YLR004C); ancestral locus Anc_5.227), translating to MTSPDLEKVYSKTSSEENTKGATNISSSSVDDTSSNEENIDVALRFLKDTNAKDFVLDDDQDTLITDVSEDAKKSRRDRAIFYGACDLPKNVLRRLDTFILPFLCVTYLLMFLDKALLNYAAAMGINDHLKGNEFSNLSTIFSASYIFMEPFVTFLIQRFPISKVMAVFITCWGISLTCHAACKSYASLMIVRTLLGMFESSSAVGCIAISGMYYTKAEQSARIGFWATQAGTGYVVGGLISFGFQHYHGKSFTSWQIMFLVVGLVTVAFGILTYLYLPDNVTNAWFLNQEEKVLVVKHIRDNQTGLENKKFKKAQVKELLLHDKLTWPMLFITAASQISTGAIGTFSVTITRTFGFDSKETALLQLPIGVITAMIIIITTQMIARWGQITLVTTSMYIPAIIGSIVMLCLPLSNKIGNLLALYLIYSGSCTITNIYIWNSCNTSGYSKRIFRNAITIIAYNVAAIVAPQMFRANSAPRYVPAKIALLVTQAVCVPVQLYIGYISKKENEKRDKEQEGQSVEKYQFLDLTDIENRNFRYIY from the coding sequence ATGACAAGCCCTGATCTCGAAAAGGTATACTCGAAGACTTcatctgaagaaaataccaAAGGTGCTACCAAtatatcatcatcttctgttGATGACACCTCATCGAATGAGGAGAACATTGACGTCGCTTTGAGGTTTTTAAAAGATACCAACGCCAAGGATTTTGTGTTGGATGATGACCAAGATACATTGATCACTGACGTCTCAGAAGATGCTAAAAAGAGTAGAAGAGACAGAGCAATTTTTTATGGTGCGTGTGATCTGCCCAAGAATGTCTTGCGCAGGTTAGACACTTTCATCTTGCCCTTCCTCTGCGTGACATATCTGCTAATGTTTCTGGATAAGGCGTTGCTGAACTATGCAGCAGCTATGGGTATTAATGATCATTTGAAAGGCAATGAGTTCTCCAATCTGAGTACAATTTTTTCGGCGTCGTATATCTTTATGGAACCATTTGTGACTTTTTTGATCCAAAGGTTTCCGATCTCAAAAGTTATGGCAGTTTTTATTACATGTTGGGGCATTTCGCTAACTTGTCATGCTGCTTGCAAGAGTTATGCTTCCCTGATGATTGTACGTACTCTGTTAGGTATGTTTGAGTCGTCAAGTGCGGTGGGATGTATTGCTATAAGCGGTATGTACTACACAAAAGCCGAACAAAGTGCTAGAATTGGATTTTGGGCCACACAAGCCGGTACTGGTTACGTTGTTGGCGGCTTAATTTCCTTTGGGTTTCAGCATTATCACGGAAAGAGCTTTACGTCGTGGCAAATTATGTTTCTTGTTGTTGGTCTAGTTACTGTTGCTTTTGGTATTTTGACCTATTTATATTTGCCTGACAATGTCACAAATGCATGGTTTTTAAATCAAGAGGAGAAAGTTTTGGTGGTGAAACATATCAGAGATAACCAGACAGGTttagaaaacaaaaagtttAAAAAAGCCCAAGTGAAAGAGCTACTTTTACATGATAAATTGACCTGGCCAATGTTATTCATCACTGCGGCTTCACAAATATCGACCGGCGCAATCGGCACATTTTCAGTTACCATCACGCGAACCTTTGGTTTTGATTCAAAGGAGACTGCATTATTGCAGTTACCTATAGGTGTAATTACCGCCATGATTATCATTATCACAACACAGATGATCGCGCGGTGGGGCCAAATTACTCTCGTCACCACATCAATGTATATTCCTGCGATAATAGGTTCAATCGTAATGTTATGCTTACCGTTGTCCAATAAAATTGGTAATCTTCTAGCGCTTTATTTGATATACAGTGGTTCCTGCACAATCACAAATATTTACATTTGGAACTCTTGCAATACGTCCGGATACTCTAAAAGAATCTTCCGAAATGCAATTACAATTATTGCATACAATGTTGCAGCTATCGTTGCACCACAAATGTTCAGAGCCAATAGCGCTCCAAGATACGTTCCAGCAAAGATTGCGTTATTAGTCACTCAAGCTGTTTGTGTTCCCGTTCAGTTATATATAGGCtatatttcgaaaaaagagaatgaaaaaagggATAAGGAACAAGAAGGTCAGTCCGTCGAAAAATATCAGTTTTTGGATCTTacagatattgaaaatagaaACTtcagatatatatattag
- the SSL1 gene encoding TFIIH/NER complex subunit SSL1 (similar to Saccharomyces cerevisiae SSL1 (YLR005W); ancestral locus Anc_5.226), whose translation MTTVADLDSDEGESIKVSSRDVRRQRKQIIEDDNDQSGGQTSEDKRRRRERRSHGKRKKLSNKNLQGANGGYAWEDEIKRSWDLVKVDDDGDMSLLAASIIESRKKRTAQKNITPYQRGIIRTMVLVLDCSEAMLEKDMRPNRHVMMVQYAIDFVHEFFDQNPISQIGIVSMRNGLAQLITAVSGNPQDHIDALKLMRKQEPKGNPSLQNALEMSRGLLLPVPAHCTKEVLIVFGSLSSADPGDIHQTIASLVQESIRVKVIGLAAQVAICKELCKQTNYGDENFYKVPLDETHCKELFDEAVVPLPVNKINKGFTLVKMGFPTRIFEESPTFCSCHSKLTYGGYICPNCHSKVCSLPTVCPCCNLMLILSTHLARSYHHLMPLKTFKEVAADKDFPTENCFSCQLKFPTIKNYKTGELLTSSRYRCENCHKDFCIDCDVFIHETLHNCPGCESEPVIM comes from the coding sequence ATGACGACTGTCGCGGATTTAGATTCAGATGAAGGTGAGAGTATCAAAGTATCGTCCAGAGACGTTAGAAGGCAGAGGAAACAGATAATAGAGGATGACAACGATCAGAGTGGTGGACAAACTAGTGAGGATAAGAGACGTAGACGGGAGAGACGAAGTCATGGGAAGAGGAAAAAGCTCTCGAACAAGAACCTGCAGGGTGCGAATGGGGGATACGCTTGGGAGGATGAAATCAAGAGAAGTTGGGACTTAGTGAAGGTGGATGATGACGGAGATATGAGTTTACTGGCAGCAAGCATCATTGAGAGtcgaaagaaaagaacagcgcagaaaaatatcactCCCTATCAAAGAGGCATAATTCGTACGATGGTTCTTGTCTTGGATTGCAGTGAAGCTATGTTGGAAAAAGACATGAGACCAAACCGCCATGTTATGATGGTTCAATACGCTATTGATTTTGTTCACGAGTTTTTTGACCAGAATCCGATTTCGCAGATCGGTATTGTGAGTATGAGGAATGGTCTTGCTCAGCTGATTACGGCAGTTAGTGGTAATCCACAGGATCATATAGATGCTTTGAAGCTAATGAGGAAACAGGAGCCGAAGGGCAATCCTTCTCTGCAAAATGCGTTGGAAATGTCAAGGGGATTACTGCTACCAGTGCCGGCACATTGTACCAAAGAAGTTCTCATAGTGTTTGGTTCCTTGTCGAGCGCCGATCCCGGCGATATTCATCAGACCATAGCGTCTTTGGTTCAAGAATCGATTAGGGTAAAAGTGATTGGATTAGCGGCGCAGGTAGCCATATGTAAGGAGCTTTGCAAACAGACTAACTATGGAGATGAGAACTTTTATAAGGTGCCACTTGATGAGACGCACTGTAAAGAGCtatttgatgaagctgTCGTACCGCTTCCTGTAAATAAGATTAACAAAGGTTTCACATTAGTTAAAATGGGGTTCCCAACAAGGATTTTTGAGGAGTCCCcaactttttgttcatgCCATTCGAAATTGACTTATGGCGGTTACATATGTCCCAATTGTCACAGTAAAGTATGTTCATTACCTACAGTGTGCCCCTGTTGTAACCTCATGTTGATCTTATCTACACACTTGGCCAGATCATACCATCACTTAATGCCGTTAAAAACATTTAAAGAGGTTGCAGCCGATAAGGATTTCCCTACAGAGAATTGTTTTAGTTGCCAGCTCAAATTTCCAACGAtaaaaaattataaaaCCGGCGAACTTTTGACAAGTTCTCGTTATAGATGTGAAAATTGTCACAAGGATTTTTGTATCGACTGCGATGTATTCATTCATGAGACTCTACATAACTGCCCCGGCTGTGAGTCCGAACCAGTTATAATGTAA
- the PAM18 gene encoding Pam18p (similar to Saccharomyces cerevisiae PAM18 (YLR008C); ancestral locus Anc_5.232), with the protein MSNGNNNAGSIEIPQLPIPGETKSDFNTTNGVSMPQQQPIAAEKSGMDLYFDQALDSMGRHPIWTGVGAFFTLYVAAGAYKSISTRLNGGKTGTTFLKGGFDPKMNAKEAMQILNLTENNLTQKKLKEVHRKIMLTNHPDKGGSPYLATKINEAKDFLEKKVLRK; encoded by the coding sequence ATGAGTAACGGAAACAACAATGCGGGATCTATTGAAATTCCGCAATTGCCAATACCGGGTGAGACTAAATCGGATTTTAACACAACTAATGGCGTCAGCATGCCTCAACAGCAGCCCATAGCGGCTGAGAAGTCTGGAATGGACTTGTATTTTGATCAAGCATTAGATTCCATGGGTAGACATCCGATATGGACAGGCGTTGGCgctttttttactttgtACGTAGCAGCGGGAGCATACAAATCCATATCAACGAGACTTAATGGAGGCAAAACAGGTACTACATTTCTCAAAGGAGGATTCGATCCCAAGATGAATGCAAAGGAAGCTATGCAAATACTAAACTTGACAGAAAATAATCTGACTCAgaaaaaactgaaagagGTACATAGAAAGATAATGTTGACTAACCATCCTGATAAGGGTGGATCTCCCTATTTGGCTACAAAGATAAATGAGGCTAAAGATTTCCTAGAGAAAAAGGTTTTGAGAAAGTAA
- the RLP24 gene encoding ATPase-activating ribosome biosynthesis protein (similar to Saccharomyces cerevisiae RLP24 (YLR009W); ancestral locus Anc_5.233), whose protein sequence is MRIYQCHFCSSPVYPGHGIMFVRNDAKEFRFCRSKCHKAFKQRRNPRKLKWTKAFRKAAGKELAVDSTLTFAQRRNVPVRYNRELVQTTLSAMERVEEIRQKRERAFYKNRMKGNEEKDFLRDKALVEANPELLRIREVEMAHKLAQREQQEIEEGEAGEEEEEDMEVDSEEEEEQESQKQKVLLKNKRRASKKIAF, encoded by the coding sequence ATGagaatttatcaatgtcATTTCTGTTCGTCACCGGTATACCCTGGTCATGGTATCATGTTTGTTCGTAATGATGCTAAAGAGTTTAGGTTCTGTCGTTCCAAATGTCACAAGGCATTCAAACAACGTCGTAACCCACGTAAGTTGAAATGGACGAAAGCGTTCAGAAAAGCTGCTGGAAAGGAATTGGCTGTTGACTCTACGTTGACTTTTGCTCAAAGGAGAAATGTTCCGGTCAGGTATAACAGAGAACTGGTCCAGACTACATTAAGCGCTATGGAGAGAGTTGAGGAGATTAGACAGAAACGTGAAAGAGCATTCTACAAGAATAGAATGAAGGGTAATGAAGAGAAGGACTTCTTGAGAGATAAGGCTTTAGTTGAGGCTAATCCAGAGTTACTAAGAATCAGAGAGGTCGAAATGGCTCACAAATTGGCTCAAAGAGAACAACAAGAAATTGAGGAAGGTGAAGCCggagaagaggaagaggaagatatGGAAGTTGAtagtgaagaagaggaagaacaGGAATCGCAAAAGCAAAAGGTCTTATTGAAGAACAAAAGGAGAgcatcaaagaaaattgCATTCTAA
- the NSE1 gene encoding Smc5-Smc6 complex subunit NSE1 (similar to Saccharomyces cerevisiae NSE1 (YLR007W); ancestral locus Anc_5.231), which translates to MSEDTLDVSDSLDILSEEQLCRYLLQFIFECRGICHENLLLSALMKVQERCVNGAESSSWSVEQWQSRLAELINKWNVKLSLLDYKIIRVNHGIGKKCASNMIRNLDNFSFPDSNRFYVYVNSKTSDEMKLATRFSAREIEFIKWSLERIISAGLKIHEGILDDDDALVKEIDLIRRSVTGSDVPRWDNSCSFTVGSMELSQYGPMNALEIEGLIEKLIHLKWFYKNRRGEVGMDLKAIVELEDNLIESFQLVRCPVCDTLTLHGVMINGQENQSATYWHADCYQHYITHVGHDYLGTSLITNGIYVI; encoded by the coding sequence ATGTCTGAAGATACCTTGGATGTTTCAGACTCGCTAGATATTCTATCAGAGGAGCAGCTATGTCGATATCTCTTGCAATTCATATTTGAGTGCAGAGGCATCTGTCACGAGAATTTACTACTGTCAGCATTGATGAAGGTACAGGAACGATGTGTGAATGGTGCTGAGAGCTCCAGTTGGTCGGTTGAACAGTGGCAATCGCGGCTTGCTGAACTTATCAACAAGTGGAACGTTAAATTAAGCCTTTTGGACTACAAGATAATACGGGTAAATCACGGTATTGGTAAGAAATGCGCATCGAACATGATACGAAATTTGGACAATTTTAGCTTCCCCGATAGCAATCGATTTTACGTCTACGTCAATAGTAAGACAAGTGACGAAATGAAGTTAGCCACACGTTTCAGTGCTCGAGAAATTGAGTTTATCAAGTGGTCATTAGAGCGAATAATCTCTGCAGGTCTCAAGATACATGAAGGTATTTTAGATGACGACGACGCATTagtaaaagaaatagatCTCATTAGAAGGAGCGTGACTGGCTCAGATGTGCCCAGGTGGGACAATTCGTGTTCTTTTACTGTAGGTTCTATGGAGCTTTCCCAATACGGTCCAATGAATGCTTTGGAGATTGAAGGGCTCATAGAGAAACTTATTCACTTGAAATGGTTCTACAAGAACCGCCGGGGAGAGGTTGGAATGGATTTGAAAGCGATTGTTGAGCTTGAGGACAACTTGATTGAATCCTTCCAACTGGTGCGATGCCCAGTTTGTGATACACTAACACTGCACGGAGTTATGATCAATGGTcaagaaaatcaaagtGCTACGTATTGGCACGCAGATTGTTATCAGCACTACATCACGCATGTGGGGCACGATTATTTGGGGACATCATTAATTACAAACGGAATATACGTCATATAA
- a CDS encoding uncharacterized protein (similar to Saccharomyces cerevisiae TEN1 (YLR010C); ancestral locus Anc_5.234) produces the protein MSRIIYKLNELKELPPSTSVRYRVFGKLLEIEEILNDTHYVCQLVIGCLEELYDDHSYEVEKCSIDAIVGYDVYKQLSTPLQDGCAIDAYIGIVTFKEIRMFEVLNVQLLTLEELRSLRLFTSSQAGRELF, from the coding sequence ATGAGTAGAATTATCTACAAACTGAATGAGCTCAAAGAGCTGCCACCATCTACTTCTGTACGGTACAgagtatttggaaaattaCTAGAGATCGAGGAGATTCTAAATGACACGCACTACGTTTGTCAGTTGGTGATTGGGTGCCTTGAAGAGCTCTATGATGATCACAGCTATgaggttgaaaaatgctcAATTGATGCAATTGTAGGGTACGACGTTTACAAGCAATTATCCACACCTTTACAAGATGGGTGTGCGATTGATGCGTATATTGGCATCGTCACGTTCAAAGAGATAAGAATGTTTGAAGTGCTGAACGTGCAATTGTTGACTCTTGAGGAGTTACGGTCGCTGAGATTGTTTACTAGCTCGCAGGCAGGTCGTGAGCTCTTTTGA